One part of the Rutidosis leptorrhynchoides isolate AG116_Rl617_1_P2 chromosome 1, CSIRO_AGI_Rlap_v1, whole genome shotgun sequence genome encodes these proteins:
- the LOC139886152 gene encoding leucine-rich repeat receptor protein kinase HPCA1-like — protein MTVRIELLLVLIPLHVLLTSAQSPDAVYLQALKDNWQNTPPNWVGSDPCEDKWDGITCTDSRVTSITLSSINLIGELSGDIAQLTELQTLDLSYNKGLTGSLTPDIGSLRKLSTLIMVGCGFNGPLPETLGSLAQLGLLSLNSNGFSGPIPASIGNLTKLYWLDLADNKLSGPIPVSDGTSPGLDLLVNTKHFHFGKNNLSGEIPAQLFSSEMTLKHVLFEDNQFSGTIPSTLGLVQTLEVLRLDRNSLSGNVPSNIKNLTLINQLFLANNKLNGTMPDLTGMTILNYLDMSNNSFEESKFPEWLSSLQSLTTLIMEDTKLQGEVPVDFFNIPQIQTVVLRNNQLNGTLDFGAAYSDHLQLFDMTKNMITAFTQRSRYTTDLILIDNPICTESGPTASYCHPPTESNSSYSTPPNNCIPSMTCISGQVLSPNCKCSYPYSGTLSFRAPSFSDLGNSTIYTSLQSSMMVSFESNQLPVDSVSLSQPTKNSNDYLVVTLNVFPSGDERFNRSGILRIGFVLSNQTYKPPHPFGPYFFLGNNYDFFSDASKGKHKSVSVGLIVGVSMGACVLVILLVIAGLYAFRQKGKAERAIKKNSPFASWDPDKGIGGCPQLKGARSFTFEELKTCTNNFAATSNIGSGGYGMVFRGSLPDGQLVAIKRAQQGSNQGSLEFKTEIELLSRVHHKNVVSLVGFCFDAGEQMLVYEYIVNGTLKDSLSGRSGIKLDWMRRLKIILGAAKGLQYLHDLADPPIIHRDVKTTNILLDERLNAKVADFGLSKPLGDTVQTHVTTQVKGTMGYMDPEYYMTQQLTEKSDVYSFGIVMLELITARKPIENGKYIVRVVEEAMDKEKDYYNLREVLDPIIGLSTELKGLERFVNVALRCVEETGNRRPKMSEVVKEIENVMELAGINPNAESASTSESYEGKSKGKDHPYLNDSLFAVSGDHLFSNLESK, from the exons ATGACAGTAAGAATTGAACTGTTACTTGTGCTAATACCATTACACGTATTGCTCACATCAGCCCAAAGTCCGGATG CTGTATATCTTCAGGCTCTTAAGGATAATTGGCAGAATACACCACCCAATTGGGTCGGTTCTGACCCGTGTGAGGACAAATGGGATGGGATCACCTGCACCGATTCACGTGTGACATCGAT AACTTTATCGAGCATAAATTTAATTGGGGAGCTGTCTGGAGACATTGCACAGTTAACTGAATTGCAAACACT GGACCTTTCTTACAATAAGGGTCTGACAGGATCACTGACTCCAGATATCGGGAGTTTAAGAAAGTTGTCAACTTT AATCATGGTTGGTTGTGGTTTCAACGGTCCACTTCCAGAAACTCTAGGATCTTTAGCCCAGCTTGGCTTATT GTCTTTGAATTCTAACGGCTTCAGTGGACCAATTCCAGCGTCGATTGGAAATCTTACTAAGCTTTATTGGTTGGATCTAGCTGATAATAAGCTTAGTGGACCCATACCCGTTTCTGATGGAACGTCCCCAGGACTTGATTTACTGGTTAATACAAAGCACTT tCACTTTGGAAAGAACAATCTATCAGGTGAAATACCAGCTCAGCTCTTCAGCTCTGAAATGACTCTTAAACATGT GCTATTTGAAGATAACCAATTTTCAGGCACCATTCCGTCGACACTAGGATTGGTTCAGACTCTTGAGGTGTT ACGTCTAGACAGGAATTCATTGAGCGGAAATGTCCCTTCAAACATCAAAAATCTTACATTGATCAACCAGCT GTTTCTAGCCAACAACAAGTTAAATGGAACAATGCCCGATTTAACCGGGATGACAATCCTAAACTATTT GGACATGAGCAATAATTCCTTTGAAGAATCAAAGTTTCCCGAATGGTTATCATCCTTGCAGTCTCTAACAACATT AATAATGGAAGATACAAAGCTTCAAGGAGAAGTACCAGTTGACTTTTTCAACATTCCACAGATACAGACCGT AGTCCTAAGAAACAATCAGCTTAATGGCACTTTGGACTTTGGAGCTGCGTATAGCGATCATCTTCAACTCTTTGATATGACCAAAAACATGATTACCGCTTTCACACAAAGAAGCCGATACACTACCGATCTGAT ACTTATCGATAATCCAATTTGTACGGAATCAGGACCTACAGCGTCATATTGTCATCCTCCAACAGAATCAAATTCCTCATATTCAACACCACCAAACAATTGCATACCTTCGATGACCTGCATTTCGGGTCAAGTTTTAAGCCCAAATTGCAAATGTTCATATCCTTATTCTGGAACTTTATCTTTCAGAGCTCCTTCGTTTTCTGATCTTGGAAACTCAACTATTTATACATCTCTTCAGAGTTCAATGATGGTTTCTTTTGAATCTAATCAGCTCCCGGTTGACTCAGTCTCACTGAGTCAACCCACCAAGAATTCAAATGACTACCTTGTGGTAACTTTAAATGTTTTCCCATCTGGTGATGAACGTTTCAATAGGTCGGGAATTTTGCGTATAGGATTCGTGCTTAGTAACCAAACTTATAAGCCTCCACACCCTTTTGGACCCTACTTTTTTCTTGGCAACAACTATGATTTCTTTTCAG ATGCGTCGAAAGGAAAACATAAATCAGTTAGCGTTGGACTCATCGTTGGAGTATCAATGGGGGCTTGTGTTCTAGTGATATTACTGGTCATTGCAGGACTTTATGCTTTTCGTCAGAAAGGAAAGGCTGAAAGAGCTATCAAAAAGAACAGTCCTTTCG CTTCGTGGGACCCAGATAAAGGCATTGGTGGTTGTCCTCAACTGAAAGGGGCAAGATCTTTCACATTCGAAGAGCTTAAAACATGCACAAATAATTTTGCAGCAACATCAAATATAGGATCTGGTGGCTATGGGATG GTTTTCAGAGGGAGTCTTCCAGATGGACAATTGGTTGCTATTAAACGAGCACAACAAGGATCGAATCAGGGTTCTCTTGAGTTTAAAACTGAGATTGAGCTTCTTTCGCGTGTTCATCACAAAAATGTTGTTAGTCTTGTTGGATTCTGTTTCGATGCAGGTGAACAGATGCTGGTCTATGAGTATATCGTTAATGGTACTCTGAAGGATAGTCTTTCAG GGAGGTCTGGTATTAAATTGGATTGGATGCGAAGACTAAAAATAATTCTTGGAGCAGCAAAAGGGTTGCAGTATCTACATGATCTTGCTGATCCTCCCATCATACATAGGGATGTAAAGACAACTAATATTTTACTCGATGAACGTTTAAACGCCAAAGTTGCCGATTTTGGTCTTTCAAAGCCACTCGGTGATACCGTCCAAACACACGTTACCACTCAAGTCAAAGGAACAATG GGCTACATGGATCCTGAATACTACATGACTCAACAATTGACTGAAAAAAGCGACGTTTATAGTTTTGGTATAGTGATGTTGGAGTTGATAACAGCAAGAAAACCAATTGAGAATGGGAAGTATATAGTGAGGGTAGTAGAGGAAGCCATGGACAAGGAAAAGGACTATTATAACCTTCGTGAGGTTCTTGACCCGATCATCGGTTTAAGCACCGAGCTTAAAGGGCTCGAGAGGTTTGTGAATGTTGCATTGAGGTGCGTTGAAGAAACTGGGAATCGTAGACCGAAGATGAGTGAAGTTGTGAAAGAGATTGAGAACGTAATGGAATTAGCGGGGATTAATCCGAATGCTGAATCTGCATCGACTTCAGAAAGTTATGAAGGGAAAAGTAAAGGGAAGGATCATCCTTATTTGAATGATAGCCTTTTTGCAGTCAGTGGAGATCATTTATTTTCAAATTTAGAGTCTAAATGA